A stretch of Pseudomonas taetrolens DNA encodes these proteins:
- a CDS encoding HAD family hydrolase: MTIKLITFDLDDTLWDTAPVIASAESALHEWLTHNAPQLGVIEPGLFQTVREQVLREEPQLKHRISALRRRVLFRALHGVGYGNAATLADQAFEVFIEARHALQVFPQAEPTLDALARDYALGVVTNGNADVRRIGLGHHFAFVLCAEDIGIAKPDARLFHEALLRGGVTADMAVHVGDHPGDDIAGAQQAGLRAIWFNPGGKHWDGATPPDAEIGCLSELPAVLKRL; this comes from the coding sequence ATGACGATCAAGCTGATTACCTTCGACCTCGATGACACGCTATGGGACACCGCGCCGGTGATCGCCAGCGCCGAGTCCGCGTTGCACGAGTGGTTGACCCATAACGCACCACAATTGGGCGTTATTGAACCCGGGCTTTTTCAGACGGTTCGCGAGCAGGTTTTGCGCGAAGAGCCGCAGCTCAAGCACCGAATCAGTGCATTGCGTCGCCGGGTGCTGTTCCGGGCCCTGCACGGTGTGGGCTATGGGAATGCGGCAACGTTGGCGGATCAGGCGTTTGAAGTGTTTATCGAGGCTCGGCACGCGCTGCAGGTGTTCCCGCAGGCGGAGCCGACACTTGACGCTCTGGCCCGGGATTACGCCTTGGGCGTCGTGACCAATGGCAATGCCGATGTGCGGCGGATCGGGTTGGGTCACCATTTCGCGTTCGTGTTGTGCGCCGAAGACATTGGCATTGCCAAGCCGGATGCACGGCTGTTTCACGAAGCGTTGTTACGCGGAGGAGTGACGGCGGATATGGCTGTGCATGTGGGCGATCACCCGGGTGACGATATCGCCGGGGCGCAGCAAGCCGGTTTGCGTGCCATCTGGTTCAACCCTGGCGGCAAGCACTGGGACGGCGCAACCCCTCCAGATGCCGAAATTGGCTGTTTGAGCGAGTTGCCGGCAGTATTGAAACGTCTGTAG
- the sutA gene encoding transcriptional regulator SutA: protein MSDDDLENDDLEVGDEDETEEGLEAAADDVADDDDSGDDTPAPVAKGKSKAAVSVDDLPSVEAKNKERDALARAMEEFLSKGGKVQEVEANVVADPPKKPDNKYGSRPI from the coding sequence ATGAGCGACGACGATCTGGAAAATGATGACCTCGAAGTAGGCGACGAAGACGAGACTGAAGAAGGTCTTGAGGCCGCTGCCGATGATGTGGCTGACGATGATGACAGTGGCGACGATACGCCGGCCCCTGTGGCCAAGGGCAAATCGAAAGCCGCAGTCTCGGTTGATGACCTGCCAAGCGTAGAAGCCAAAAACAAAGAGCGTGATGCTCTGGCCCGTGCCATGGAAGAGTTTCTGTCCAAGGGCGGCAAGGTGCAGGAAGTCGAGGCCAATGTGGTGGCAGACCCACCCAAGAAGCCTGACAACAAGTACGGCAGCCGCCCTATCTAA
- a CDS encoding ammonium transporter has protein sequence MTLRKFAGLGALLSVVMPGLAMAADEVAAPVLNSGDTAWMLTATALVLFMTIPGLALFYGGMVRSKNILSVMMQCFAITGLISILWVIYGYSIAFDTTGMEQGVTNFNSFIGGFSKIFLNGVTPDSLTSATALFPEAVFITFQMTFAIITPALIVGAFAERMKFSAMLIFMGIWFTLVYAPIAHMVWSGDGGLLWDWGVLDFAGGTVVHINAGIAGLVACIVLGKRKGYPTTPMAPHNLGYTLIGAAMLWIGWFGFNAGSAAAANGTAGMAMLVTQIATAAAALGWMFAEWITHGKPSALGIASGVVAGLVAITPAAGTVGPMGAIVIGLASGVICFFCATSLKRKLGYDDSLDAFGVHGVGGIVGAILTGVFAAPVLGGFGEVTDIATQVWIQFKGVAFTVVYTGIVTYVILKVLDAVMGLRVAEEVEAVGLDLAEHNERGYNL, from the coding sequence ATGACTCTGCGTAAATTCGCAGGGCTCGGAGCCCTGTTGTCTGTCGTAATGCCTGGCCTGGCCATGGCCGCCGACGAAGTGGCTGCTCCAGTCCTGAATTCCGGCGACACTGCCTGGATGCTGACTGCAACGGCATTAGTGCTGTTCATGACCATTCCCGGCCTGGCACTGTTTTACGGCGGCATGGTTCGCTCCAAAAATATTCTTTCGGTCATGATGCAGTGCTTCGCCATTACCGGCCTGATCAGCATCCTGTGGGTCATTTATGGCTACAGCATCGCGTTCGACACCACCGGGATGGAGCAGGGCGTCACCAACTTCAACTCGTTCATCGGCGGGTTCTCCAAGATATTTCTCAACGGCGTCACCCCCGACAGCCTGACCTCCGCCACGGCGCTGTTCCCTGAAGCGGTATTCATTACCTTCCAGATGACTTTCGCCATCATTACCCCGGCACTGATCGTCGGTGCGTTCGCTGAGCGCATGAAGTTCTCGGCCATGCTGATCTTCATGGGTATCTGGTTCACCCTGGTGTATGCGCCGATTGCGCATATGGTCTGGAGCGGTGACGGCGGTCTGTTGTGGGACTGGGGTGTACTCGACTTCGCAGGTGGCACCGTGGTGCACATCAACGCCGGTATTGCAGGGCTGGTGGCGTGCATCGTGCTCGGCAAGCGTAAAGGCTACCCGACCACCCCAATGGCTCCGCACAACCTGGGTTACACCCTGATCGGCGCCGCCATGCTGTGGATTGGCTGGTTCGGCTTCAACGCAGGCTCCGCAGCAGCCGCTAACGGCACTGCAGGCATGGCGATGCTGGTTACCCAGATCGCGACAGCTGCTGCCGCGCTGGGCTGGATGTTTGCCGAGTGGATTACCCACGGTAAACCCAGCGCGCTGGGCATCGCCTCGGGTGTCGTCGCCGGTCTGGTTGCAATTACACCGGCCGCAGGTACTGTCGGCCCGATGGGCGCGATCGTGATCGGCTTGGCCTCTGGTGTGATCTGCTTCTTCTGCGCCACCAGCCTCAAGCGCAAGCTGGGTTATGACGACTCGCTGGATGCCTTCGGTGTTCACGGCGTCGGCGGTATTGTCGGGGCGATCCTCACCGGCGTATTCGCAGCGCCGGTATTGGGTGGCTTTGGCGAAGTGACCGATATCGCCACCCAGGTCTGGATTCAGTTCAAAGGCGTAGCCTTCACCGTGGTCTATACCGGGATCGTGACCTACGTCATTCTCAAGGTGCTGGATGCCGTGATGGGCCTGCGTGTGGCTGAAGAGGTTGAGGCGGTCGGCCTCGACTTGGCAGAACACAATGAGCGTGGCTACAACTTGTAA
- the glnK gene encoding P-II family nitrogen regulator has product MKLVTAIIKPFKLDDVRESLSEIGVQGITVTEVKGFGRQKGHTELYRGAEYVVDFLPKVKIDVAIDDKDLDRVIEAITKAANTGKIGDGKIFVVNLEQAIRIRTGETDTDAI; this is encoded by the coding sequence ATGAAGCTAGTCACCGCCATTATTAAGCCATTCAAGTTAGATGACGTGCGCGAGTCGCTGTCTGAAATCGGCGTGCAGGGCATTACCGTTACTGAGGTTAAAGGCTTCGGCAGACAGAAGGGTCACACCGAACTGTATCGCGGCGCGGAGTACGTGGTCGATTTTCTGCCAAAGGTGAAGATTGATGTCGCCATCGACGACAAAGACCTTGACCGGGTTATCGAGGCGATAACCAAGGCCGCCAACACCGGCAAAATTGGTGACGGCAAGATTTTCGTGGTCAATCTGGAACAGGCAATTCGCATCCGTACCGGCGAAACCGATACCGACGCAATCTAA